A portion of the Betta splendens chromosome 2, fBetSpl5.4, whole genome shotgun sequence genome contains these proteins:
- the LOC121202079 gene encoding gap junction Cx32.2 protein-like isoform X1, with translation MFPPSRLFCSSFGAKDQFPLHHVHHILCCFLLLSAVELICVMVRNKQQHGADVVQSGSEVTEDPSFLEHLLSLWHCHSSLLGKTSLPVLQLIRVVMVGAAVQPVWDKEFTGFVCDTQQPGCTHAAFSHIFSLSLHQYWTLQVVLILAPGLIFLCYLVHVIMQNKKCDQGAQVKGHVLRAYLGLLSAGVLLEVGFALFQAVTFGFYLSNTYKCGMNPCPGQVDCYMSQTTEKSWFIVIMFTVTCLSGLFTLIELCVVLIRARPWNKQQNNKISETSGFQMDLKEEGATAESNESSSKLNI, from the exons ATGTTCCCACCAAGTCGACTGTTTTGTTCCTCGTTCGGGGCAAAAGACCAGTTTCCtcttcatcatgttcatcacatcctgtgttgttttctgctgctgagcGCCGTGGAGCTGATCTGTGTGATGGTGAGGAACAAGCAGCAGCACGGAGCGGACGTCGTTCAgtcggggtcagaggtcacagaggatCCAAGCTTCCTGGAGCATCTGCTGAGCCTGTGGCACTGTCACTCCAGCCTCTTAG GTAAAACAAGCCTCCCAGTGTTGCAGCTGATCCGTGTGGTTATGGTGGGAGCAGCGGTGCAGCCGGTCTGGGACAAAGAGTTCACAGGATTTGTTTGTGACACTCAACAACCAGGCTGCACTCACGCTGCATTCAGTCACAtcttctctttgtctttgcaTCAGTACTGGACTCTGCAG GTGGTTCTGATTTTGGCTCCTGGTCTGATTTTTCTTTGCTACTTGGTTCATGTCATCATGCAGAATAAAAAG TGCGACCAAGGAGCTCAGGTTAAAGGTCACGTCCTCAGGGCTTATCTGGGTCTCCTGTCAGCAGGtgttctgctggag GTGGGATTTGCTCTGTTTCAGGCTGTAACATTCGGCTTCTACCTGTCCAACACCTATAAATGTGGCATGAATCCATGTCCGGGTCAAGTCGATTGTTACATGTCCCAGACAACAGAGAAGTCGTGGTTCATCGTCATCATGTTCACTGTGACGTGTCTGTCAGGCCTGTTTACGCTGATAGAGCTG TGTGTGGTGCTGATCAGAGCGAGACCctggaacaaacagcagaacaacaaGATCTCAGAGACGTCTGGATTTCAGATGGACCTCAAAGAAGAAGGAGCCACTGCAGAGAGCAATGAAAGCAGCTCTAAACTCAACATCTGA
- the LOC114847399 gene encoding gap junction Cx32.2 protein-like isoform X2: protein MASTVVSHRLVILGAAAHTAWGDDDKFECNSRMPGCKEVCYDQLTPLAATRLWTLQLLLVLSPGLVFHCYLLHLINQENQVKKADGKVKGHALGMYQACMVSVILIEVVFVLIQSLLYGFWVRVNYSCSRFPCSHHVDCFVPRSGQKTSFLFIMFITSCVSLLLSAVELICVMVRNRQQHGADVVQSGSEVTEDPSFLEQLLSLWHCHSSLLGKTSLPVLQLIRVVMVGAAVQPVWDKEFTGFVCDTQQPGCTHAAFSHIFSLSLHQYWTLQVVLILAPGLIFLCYLVHVIMQNKKCDQ from the exons ATGGCCTCCACAGTCGTCTCTCATCG ACTGGTGATactgggagctgcagcacatACGGCCTGGGGGGATGATGACAAGTTTGAGTGTAATTCTAGAATGCCAGGCTGTAAAGAGGTCTGTTACGATCAGCTCACACCTTTGGCTGCTACACGTTTGTGGACACTACAG CTGCTTCTAGTTTTGTCTCCGGGTCTAGTTTTCCATTGCTACTTGCTCCACTTGATCAACCAGGAGAATCAG GTAAAGAAGGCTGATggtaaggtcaaaggtcacgctcTGGGCATGTACCAGGCCTGCATGGTGTCTGTAATACTGATAGAG gttgtgtttgtattgatACAGTCACTACTCTACGGCTTCTGGGTGCGTGTAAACTACAGCTGTTCAAGGTTTCCATGTTCCCACCACGTCGACTGTTTCGTTCCTCGTTCGGGGCAAAAGACCAGTTTCCtcttcatcatgttcatcacatcctgtgtttctctgctgctgagcgCCGTGGAGCTGATATGTGTGATGGTGAGGAACAGGCAGCAGCACGGAGCAGACGTCGTTCAgtcagggtcagaggtcacagaggatCCAAGCttcctggagcagctgctgagcctgtGGCACTGTCACTCCAGCCTCTTAG GTAAAACAAGCCTCCCAGTGTTGCAGCTGATCCGTGTGGTTATGGTGGGAGCAGCGGTGCAGCCGGTCTGGGACAAAGAGTTCACAGGATTTGTTTGTGACACTCAACAACCAGGCTGCACTCACGCTGCATTCAGTCACAtcttctctttgtctttgcaTCAGTACTGGACTCTGCAG GTGGTTCTGATTTTGGCTCCTGGTCTGATTTTCCTTTGCTACTTGGTTCATGTCATCATGCAGAATAAAAag TGCGACCAATGA
- the LOC121202079 gene encoding gap junction alpha-3 protein-like isoform X2 — MFPPSRLFCSSFGAKDQFPLHHVHHILCCFLLLSAVELICVMVRNKQQHGADVVQSGSEVTEDPSFLEHLLSLWHCHSSLLGKTSLPVLQLIRVVMVGAAVQPVWDKEFTGFVCDTQQPGCTHAAFSHIFSLSLHQYWTLQCDQGAQVKGHVLRAYLGLLSAGVLLEVGFALFQAVTFGFYLSNTYKCGMNPCPGQVDCYMSQTTEKSWFIVIMFTVTCLSGLFTLIELCVVLIRARPWNKQQNNKISETSGFQMDLKEEGATAESNESSSKLNI; from the exons ATGTTCCCACCAAGTCGACTGTTTTGTTCCTCGTTCGGGGCAAAAGACCAGTTTCCtcttcatcatgttcatcacatcctgtgttgttttctgctgctgagcGCCGTGGAGCTGATCTGTGTGATGGTGAGGAACAAGCAGCAGCACGGAGCGGACGTCGTTCAgtcggggtcagaggtcacagaggatCCAAGCTTCCTGGAGCATCTGCTGAGCCTGTGGCACTGTCACTCCAGCCTCTTAG GTAAAACAAGCCTCCCAGTGTTGCAGCTGATCCGTGTGGTTATGGTGGGAGCAGCGGTGCAGCCGGTCTGGGACAAAGAGTTCACAGGATTTGTTTGTGACACTCAACAACCAGGCTGCACTCACGCTGCATTCAGTCACAtcttctctttgtctttgcaTCAGTACTGGACTCTGCAG TGCGACCAAGGAGCTCAGGTTAAAGGTCACGTCCTCAGGGCTTATCTGGGTCTCCTGTCAGCAGGtgttctgctggag GTGGGATTTGCTCTGTTTCAGGCTGTAACATTCGGCTTCTACCTGTCCAACACCTATAAATGTGGCATGAATCCATGTCCGGGTCAAGTCGATTGTTACATGTCCCAGACAACAGAGAAGTCGTGGTTCATCGTCATCATGTTCACTGTGACGTGTCTGTCAGGCCTGTTTACGCTGATAGAGCTG TGTGTGGTGCTGATCAGAGCGAGACCctggaacaaacagcagaacaacaaGATCTCAGAGACGTCTGGATTTCAGATGGACCTCAAAGAAGAAGGAGCCACTGCAGAGAGCAATGAAAGCAGCTCTAAACTCAACATCTGA
- the LOC114847399 gene encoding gap junction Cx32.2 protein-like isoform X1, with the protein MRSQKLGFLSRLLCKWPPQSSLIGKSMLPVLLLVRLVILGAAAHTAWGDDDKFECNSRMPGCKEVCYDQLTPLAATRLWTLQLLLVLSPGLVFHCYLLHLINQENQVKKADGKVKGHALGMYQACMVSVILIEVVFVLIQSLLYGFWVRVNYSCSRFPCSHHVDCFVPRSGQKTSFLFIMFITSCVSLLLSAVELICVMVRNRQQHGADVVQSGSEVTEDPSFLEQLLSLWHCHSSLLGKTSLPVLQLIRVVMVGAAVQPVWDKEFTGFVCDTQQPGCTHAAFSHIFSLSLHQYWTLQVVLILAPGLIFLCYLVHVIMQNKKCDQ; encoded by the exons ATGAGGAGCCAGAAGCTGGGTTTCCTGTCCAGGCTGCTCTGCAAATGGCCTCCACAGTCGTCTCTCATCG GTAAATCAATGCTTCCTGTGCTCCTGCTGGTCAGACTGGTGATactgggagctgcagcacatACGGCCTGGGGGGATGATGACAAGTTTGAGTGTAATTCTAGAATGCCAGGCTGTAAAGAGGTCTGTTACGATCAGCTCACACCTTTGGCTGCTACACGTTTGTGGACACTACAG CTGCTTCTAGTTTTGTCTCCGGGTCTAGTTTTCCATTGCTACTTGCTCCACTTGATCAACCAGGAGAATCAG GTAAAGAAGGCTGATggtaaggtcaaaggtcacgctcTGGGCATGTACCAGGCCTGCATGGTGTCTGTAATACTGATAGAG gttgtgtttgtattgatACAGTCACTACTCTACGGCTTCTGGGTGCGTGTAAACTACAGCTGTTCAAGGTTTCCATGTTCCCACCACGTCGACTGTTTCGTTCCTCGTTCGGGGCAAAAGACCAGTTTCCtcttcatcatgttcatcacatcctgtgtttctctgctgctgagcgCCGTGGAGCTGATATGTGTGATGGTGAGGAACAGGCAGCAGCACGGAGCAGACGTCGTTCAgtcagggtcagaggtcacagaggatCCAAGCttcctggagcagctgctgagcctgtGGCACTGTCACTCCAGCCTCTTAG GTAAAACAAGCCTCCCAGTGTTGCAGCTGATCCGTGTGGTTATGGTGGGAGCAGCGGTGCAGCCGGTCTGGGACAAAGAGTTCACAGGATTTGTTTGTGACACTCAACAACCAGGCTGCACTCACGCTGCATTCAGTCACAtcttctctttgtctttgcaTCAGTACTGGACTCTGCAG GTGGTTCTGATTTTGGCTCCTGGTCTGATTTTCCTTTGCTACTTGGTTCATGTCATCATGCAGAATAAAAag TGCGACCAATGA